Part of the Zingiber officinale cultivar Zhangliang chromosome 6A, Zo_v1.1, whole genome shotgun sequence genome, catgactacaaagaaaatgttgacaaaaaattttgatatgaaagatatgggtcaagcagatgttatattgggaattaaaattctcaggacatcagaagggatagttctgacacaatcccattatgtagattcagtattgaaaagattcaatgcgtacgatctctctatagtaaaaacacctatggatctaagtcaacacttagcgaaaaatcatggtgagaccttatcgcagttggaatattcttggataataggcagtttgatgtatctcacaaactgcacacgtccggatattgcctgtacggtcaacaagctgagtcaTTTTACTAGTAATCCAAAcaacacccattggaaagcattgatgtgagttcttagatatttgaaatatactatgaactatagattacattatggaaaatatcccgctgtgctggagggatattgtgatgctaattggatatcagatacaaaagactccaaatccactagtggatatgttttcacgatcggtgggggagtagtatcttggaaatccactaagcagacgtgcattgctcggtcaactatggaatccgagtttatagcactagacaaagcagctaaGGAAGCTGAATGACtgaggaatttcttggaagatattccgagctggacaAAACCTGTGTCTGCCATactgatccactgtgatagttaatcagcgattggaagggcacagagtaatatgtacaatgggaagtcacgacatatacgtcgtagacataataccattaggcaattgatctcgaatggagtgattacaatcgactatgttaagtccaaagataatttgacaGATCCTCTTACaaaagggttgagtcgagatcaagtatactgctcatcaagaggaatgagattaaaaatctacaactaaaaacgactgtagcggtaacccaaccttgttgactggagatcccaatatcttggttcaaagggacaacgaagttacagaagttgtgttacAGCACATGAATCCCAAATCCTAGGAtaaatttgtgctgtcctacctcatgtagtgaggttaagcttatgcttttagtgacttctataccttataaggtaGAGTACGGTAGGATGCtcctgatagaagtgtcacctatatgAGTGTGAAGATAGgctgcttcaatgaaacactcatgaattcaagatggtgtccatggccgaaacggaaccaaccatgagaacctaaagtaggtgagataggtctctgtgtgggtgttgttgtctaagtatacaccaacagctaaGCAATTCAAGACAttacgttcactgcgcagcctagtatactcgataacattccactacggaaggttcaaagccacaagctacctctcccgatgcagtgacttatcgattggattcttgtaaagtgtcagcatgcatacacgcattgcattaatttccattcatgtgggggattgttggatattggagcCTTAATGGACCAATATCGATTTTATGGAAAAATCGGAATGCCATCAATAGATAGAAgtcataattgacttcaaaattgaaatctacgtttcgcgtagatagatttagactattaatttgctcaaaatcgattaaagatgaatgagaaattaattgtttaaagtcggcccaaatacacattaattactcattaatgatatataaggaaatgcatgggagaatagtcccacatcggaaattttcgatgtgcattctttgcttattaatgatgctgtgttaatggagttaactcagaaaaagacTAGGTGCTCTCTTCTCAGGGACGAGCaagtgctcgcacctgtgagcccgccacccgccatgTGCGCAAtgagcgctttgtaggcgcactttgcactttgcatatTGAGGAGCATTCAGGAGCTTAAATTTAGGCTCCagatgacattgcagtgcctgcaCTCGGGTGACGTATCAGAGTATCTGACATGGCAATGCCTATGTGGCATCCACGTGGGCAAGAAGAGATGACTGCACTGTTGATTGAGGCAAAcagatggctaccgttgatcaaagaGGTGTAATAGATCGCCGGTGATGTGATCTGGAGCGTTGGATCGTGAAGAGTCATGATCTAACCACTTGGGATGATACTTGATCTGAAGCGTTAGATCGAATGGATCAGTAGattcagatccgatggctgatgacaatatgcgagatctgagggtcacaactcttcagatctgatggatgagattaaagtgggatatgtgaagggttataactcttcagaatggacgatccagatcgatttagcccaaagaacacatccactcacccaaaagacattcaacctcttcaattggtataaatagaaccctccagatgctgGTAAATTCATTCGAATCATCGAATTCATCTATTCTACTCTCTCTTGaacattcatctcatcttgtgcataaagagtccaaaaagcctaccagaaggttcgctggtctcggaattcggagtgctacgattccgagacgttcgtcgttatatcttgggaacgaattgttGCTATCCGTTAgtaccgtagcggagcaatatcgtttatggagatagtgtcgaacactagcctcgacgatccaTATCAGTTTGCGCTCTCCGGAAGATACCGGGTCCAACAAAGGTTTATAGCAATAGGGCAGCATGTTACACAAAGTTGAGTGCTTTGCTTGAAGGTCTTAAAGATGTTGAGAAGTGCATTGAGCTAGATCCATCATTTTCTAAAGGATACACAAGGAAAGGTGCAATTGATTTCCTTATGAAAGTGTATGCTATTGCAAAGTTCTTACTTTGGCTATACTATTTTTGTTCTTGATAATAACAAAGTCCTTACTTCagtaatgtttttttttatgttttgctTGAAACTAGCAATAATAATCATTATCTTGTTTTAGGAGCGTTGAACAGATAATAAGACCAACAAGGGGGAAATTAGTCCAGAGGAATTGTAAGTCAAACAGGTTAGTACATCACTTATTGTCATAAATGTTTCACTTTTGTATATGTTATTTACTCAAATTTAATTCCAGGCAAAGACTTTGCAGGACCTAGAAATACAAAGCATATTCTAACCGACCATGTTATTCAACTAGTACTTTTTAGTTTCCGTATTTATTCATATCATTTGTATTTTTAGTTCCAAGTGGAATTATTAAATTTGTTTACCTTTTAGGTCTTTGATTGATTTCCAGTTCTAAGAAAATCCAAAGATAGCACAAGATCACCTTAAGAACCCTCAGGTGATGCACAAGATATAATAACTTGTGATAGTAGGAATCGGTCCCCAGGGTGTAGCACAGCTGGGGCGTATGGTTTCATAATCGAGAGATTTAATATTCGATCTTCGGGGTGTCATTGTCTGGGATTAGCGTCTCGGTcatgcgctttcagctgtgtatctgtatttacctccctccatatctatgggaccgactctagggggtcgctgatgtgacggttccatatattttttttttttttgtgatcgtAGGAATCGTCCAGATGAAGTAGAAGAGAAATTTTAGGAAATTGTATGTTTTCTAGCTTCTACATGATGTGAAAGTTTTGGATGAACTTCTCAGTAGTGAACATAATATGTCATATGTACTTTTGGTCCTTAGAGTTATTATTTCTCCTATTGTGGTGTGGTTTTCACGATCAAATTTCAGTTATCTTGAGaatttttttagttattttttagACAAATGTTTTGAACGATGTTTTAGTGGAAAGTGAGTCGGGTGTTAAATTTGAAAACTGAgtagaatatcatgttaattaaGATTGAATGGTTCAATAGCATCTAAATTGGCACCAAGACTATGTGTGCATTTGATCCGATCCATTAGATCAGGTAACGAATAAAAACTAATAAGTAATGAATAAAAGCTTATAAAAAATAGACAATGTAAGATGAAATAGTCCTAAGATATATTTTCGGCAATTTGATTATTGTGGTCAAAATAGATTCACATATAAACAAACATAAAATCAAATTAGAGTTAAAATTATTGGGCTAATTCAgttaatttaatcaaaaattaaattaatcaatatttaATCGGTtcagtttgtttgtttttttttttaaattcggtCAATTTTGTTATTTAAAAAAGATTAATTTATTTGGTTCGATTTAATTTTATCTGAATAATTACCCCTATAATACGTTAGGCTCATTCAAAGTATTATTGACACTTAAATATTAAAAACTAAATCTTAatctgaatttttgaaaaatgtatagataattttttttttaaaaaaaatccgagATCGATCTTTTGATATTTAATTACACGTAGAAAAATTGCATTTGACCTtttaataatattgatttctaaCATAAATTCGCAAAAACTTGAAATTCATACTCCTTTTTATGCTTCAATATGATTATTGTTTTCCTATTTGTGATTCTGGTGAAATATTAAGGTGCATTTATTTGGGggttattaataataattttaattatctattcaagtttatcaataaaaatcttatttgatTTAGATAATCGATAATTCCTGAGTAATATTTTATAcccgaaaaatatgaaaaaagaaaaatataaaaaaataaaaaacttaaaaagataaaaaaatatataaaaaacataaaaaatttaaaaaaaaaaaaaaggaaaaacataaaaaaaataagaaaagaaaaatgtaaaataatttaaaaaaactaaaaaaaatgaaaaatataaaaaggtATCATAATTAATGagagtaatatagtaaaatattaaattaaattatttattaaaatttttaaataaataaatttttattaaatcaatAATATTTCATTATGCTTTATCCTCACTACAAAAAACATACTAATTTTTTTCCCTAGCCATAAGGGTAGCATAGTCATTTCATCTCATCCCTACACAAATATCCCACTAGCGTCTGTTCTTTCGTTATCTTGTTCTTCCCCATCTCCCATTTCAGTGCCCGCGTGGCCATTGTTAGAGCCCCTCGCTCCAACTGCAAAGCCACCCTCCCCGCTTCCTCATCTGCTCTTCCAATGGACGCTTTCCGGCTAGGTCTCCTCTCACCTTCCCCGTCCCCCGTCATTCCCAAAACGCACCTCGGAAGTCTTGGTTTGAATTATGGTAGGTGCTGCCTTTTTTTTACTCAGCCTTATTTTGATGGAGAAACTTTTGTTTGGCGGGTTTTCTGCTTGATTTAAATGGTGTCGAGTTCTATGAAGTCGTTGCAGCTCAAGTACCTGTGGTGTTTGCATATATTTTCCGATGAGACTTTCTTAAGGTCGCTTAGGTGTATGTAGAGGGCAGGCTGCGTGCCTGATGAACTCGTGTTCCGTCTTAACCTAGTTAGTACTAGTTTTTCTagtttcaaaaaaatttttttttttaaaggtatTGTTGTGAACCAGAGGTCTTGGCATACCAAGATGTGCGATGTACTCATCATTATTTTGTTTAGTGAGCTTTGCGTATGGTAGTTTGCAAATGCTATGAAAACATTAATTTATTACTGTAATGACATGTGTGAGTATATAAACTGTGGAGGGGATATTTGCAATATTCTATACTCGATTAATAATATCTACATATAGGCAGTGTATATGATAACATGTTGTTAAAGCCTAAATGCTCTGAGGTTTAACTGATCCATCAACAATCTCTCCTCTTTGTGCATTGCCCACTGCGATGCTACTCTTCCTTCTTCGTGGATCATCCATTGCGTGTTGTCCACCATGCATATTCCATTGCATGTTGCTCTCTTTTGTGTGTTGTTCACCATGCATTCTCCACAATGGGCAATCATTGCTTGTCCGCAACATGTCTCCCTTTGCACCTTTGCATGGTGTTTGTTGTGCATTTCCCACTATTGGGTCTCCTTGATTAGAGATTCATTGCTTCGTCAATTAGGCTATAGAAGTACACTGATCTCTTTTTCCTCTGAAACCTAGAAAAAACCTTGTGGAACTCCTTCAAAGTCCAGCAAAGTACAATAGATTTTTGTGGAAGACTCTTGTGTGTCGAGGAAGGGTCTTAGGATGATATCTACAATATGTGGTTCCTATTTGGCTTGTGATTTGTGGTTCCTTTTTATTGATCAACTATGTCGGATTTTCCACTATAGTTCCATTGTTTAAGGTTTAGCTACTCAAACATGGAGCTTACAAATGAAATTGCATAGGAATTAACATTCGTTTTCTAGCGCCTCCTTTTTTGGCGATTCACGAATCACAAGAACCTGATGCACATAGGAAGATTTGGCCACAAGTAGCCAGTGTGGACACCTTCACTACACATACGGTCTTGGACTTTCAGATTATCATTTCTCTCCTAAGATTTCAAGATTATCTTCAGTTTCCCCCAAACCATTTCATAAGGTGAAGTAGTCGACTAACAATCAGCACCATGTGGTACGAATATAGTGTCCATAAATCCATATGCTAACCACATTACAATCAAGTTgggcttagaatttttttttctatggtATTCTTGTGCCAATGTCCAATCTATTCATCATATGACAATCATGTGGATGTCTTATGACATCGATCATGTGTGGAATTTGCCATTTGGCTTGGGAAGTAAAGAATATTGCTAGTCTTGCATGCAAATGTATATACATTTTTGAGCATTTAAGACATGCCAAAATAGGTAAAGTATCtgtaatgtgtgtgtgtgtgtgtgtgtgtgagtcaTACTATTAGTCCAGGTTTATATATTCATAATAGAAGCATATGAAAGGAGTCTTGCACAGGAATACCATTTGTCCTAAAGACCTGTTTTGCGATTTCCTTAGAATGATTTAAATACGGCGTGCTGCTACTTTTCATGCCAGTCTAGCATAAGTGGCTAAATTTGAATAACCCAATTGGTGAATGTAGGGCACTTAGACTCTGGGATAAATTCTATATGAGAATACTCGCGCTCTCTAGTAGTAaccaattttttaaatcattctTATGGAACTCATTCATAGAATTGAATCTTTCTTAGTATACCTCTTTTGAGATATCAGTCAAAGTAATAGAAGAGTTTTGTTGCAGTTTCAATAATATTCGAACAAGCAAGAAAACCTAATTACAATGTATCAGCCGTGCAAGTGCACCAATACTCAACGTCACTTCCAAGTCAACAGAGAGAtgatttcaaaaccaaaattgtACAGGTATTCACCTTGCGCATACATTTACTTTGCATATTTACTATGTCATGTCATCTTTGATGTATCTTTATAATCCGTGAATTGATACGATCATTGATAAGTAATTCAAACTCTCAAATTTGATGCAATCTTCAAAGTTTCCAGTTAGTGATATGGAAATTATGTTAACAAatggaataaagaaaaaaaataaggtccatgtaatttaaaattttcaatatggATATATTCCCATCATAATCTGGAAATTCATGTTGCTTGTGTACCAAAATCAAAACCAATCGGCATGGAGAAAATTACATGTTTCTCACATGTCCGAGTTTACACACATGGGTGATACAAACATTGATTTTGGCCCACATTGAGTGAGATAAATTTAACCCTTGTAAAACCACCTGATCTAAGTCATGTTTACTAGATTTAACATAATTTCAATACAGTTCTATATCCTTATTCAATTAAACATATAAGTTTGTGTCAATTAAAAACTTTAATATGCCAATAACTATATAATACAAGTATGTATAACCCTTTCCGAGTTCATCTCAAACCATGATTAAAATATATCATTCTAACAACCTTCTTACTACTTTGGAGAACAATTAAGTCATAAACTTCTACCCAAATTGTTATGCCAATTACAAGTTCTAGTTCTagttatgttaaataatttttagttgTCAACCaagatatatttatatacatgtggattaaTCAATTCAATATAATAAATTGATAGACATGTGAGGTTATATAAGATTTAATCATCTACACTTGTTTACCTTACAAATAAAATTTTAGCAATTAGataataaattgaattaaaatccAAAAAATTTATTACAAAAAATAATAAACTTACTTGAATTCAGCTTCAGATGTTGGCATAGTACAATACACTATAACACGATTGATACAGGAGAAATTACATGTCTCTTATCAATAGTTAATCACATGAATATATTTCAAATGTGTCATCCAATATGGCACATAATGATTTTAGAAGAGTCTGAAAGCTTTTCACATTCTTGAATAACAATTTCATATTTGATATAACTTTGATGCCCATATCCCACACCCATATTGGAGTGCAAGCAAAAAAGGGAGCCATCAGTTTTATGattattaattcaattttaatagcATACTTGAATGTTCAATTCTTAGGCTGGTATAATAATGAATTGTTGTGCATTCTtagactttgtttttttttcatgtttctaGATAGCTAATGATATTGACAGTTTTGTTTCCAAATTTTGAAGGCAATACCAGATAAAGTCTTAGCAACGGCTAATAGAGAATACTCTAAAGAGAGAGAAAAGCATGAGTTTGACCAATGCTTGAAATATCTCAAACGCCAGTTGCTTCATGAGCATGATTTGTGGTATCTGTAAGATAATCTGGCTTTCCTCCTCCTAGTGATACTAGTCCATTTTGTAAGACCGATTTGTTTATTCTTAAATTTCTATCCTGATTCCTTCTCTAGATTCCCTCATAATATGGAAAAGCACTCATTACCAGTCTCTGTGGAAGTAGATGCCAAAGTTACCAGTATAAGTGGAAACAACAATACCATACCAATTGAAGATACTCCACACTCTGGCTCTGGTGCACCAACTGATGTTCTTGAACTTTCTACAAAAGCTATGATAGCCTCAAAAAGACCAGTATTTTTAGTGGACCAATCAAACATCTCAGATATTGAATTTGATAAGTCACACTTTTTCAGGTTCGTTTCTTTTTATTAGATGTCATCTTCATCTTTATCTTAACAGTGGGAATTGTTTCAGATATCAATATTTGAAAATTCTAACAGTTCCCTTAATCAGCTTGGATGAAAGGCCAGTTGATGGTACTTTTACCAATCAACAAGTAACCATTAGATCAGGAAGACTATTGGAGAGACGGTCCAAGATGCGCAAGGTGTCGAAGAAATCAGACAATTTTGACTATGTTGTTCCTAGTTCAAGGGCTACAAATCATATCAAGAAGATCATTGATTCCAATGACCGACTCAGTTTATTCTTAAAGGGTCCTGAAACAAAACAATTAttgacatttaaagaagaaaaagatttatttACTCAGATAGAGGCATGCCTTTTGTCAATATTTGCATGAAATTTCTGCCTATATTTGTCTGGGATTGATAGGTATTGATCCttgtgtgtatatatatgttAAATAGGACCTTATGAGATTGGAAGATGTTAAAGAAAGACTTCGGTTGCAAACTAAACGTGAACCAACATTGGCTGAATGGGCTCAAGCAGTTGGAATTAGTTGCCATGGGTTGCAATCCTGCCTTTCTTCTGGGAGACACAGTCGTGACAAAATGATTTCTGCTAATTTACGTCTTGTGGTACATGTTGCAAGACAATATGAAGGGAAGGGCCTTGACCTTCAGGATCTGTTGCAGGTTAAGACTCTTTACATGTTTTTTCTTACTACAATTCATCAGATGATATGATTGGCAGCTTCTTCTCCTGATTCTTATAAATGATGCCCTCTCATGAGAATTGCTTGGCACATGTTGAACTTCCTGCTTGATTCTTCATAAGCTGTTTGATTTCTCATTTTGACAATACATAATTGTTGACTCAAACATTGAGGACATCCATATGACCTATTGTCATAACTGACAGTTGAGTAGTAATTGGTATATTTAATGTATGTTATTTTAGTATGCATAAGCTGAAGAGCATGGCGTACAAgtataaagaagaaagaaaaatgattAAACTCTTACTTTGATTGGATTTCTAGCTCAGTCTATCATTTTCACATTCTGATTTCAACTCCAAATTTGCATGTCAGAATTCTACTCAATTTGCTTCTTTTAACATTCTTCAGTGTTTCTATATGATATGTATTTTGTAGGAAGGAAGCAAGGGTCTTATGAAGAGTTTTGAGAAGTTCAAGCCAGGAGCTGGATCCAGGTTTCCAACTTATGCATACTGGTGGATAAGACATTCAATTAAAAAGGCCATTTTCCAGAACTCTCGGACAATTCGAATACCAGTTGAGTTTTGGCCTTACAATTTTATGTTATTTTGAAACCTTTACATAATTTAAGTTGCAAATTCGATAATCTAGTGCATCTACATGCAGCCTGCTTTTTTCGTACTTTAATTACTTTCAGATTAAGTTATTGTATTTTACATTTGGCATCAACCCCCTCCAACTTTTCTCTTGCCACCCACCCCTTACTCTCTGTCCTTTGTTTCTCCTGTCTTTCTCAAAATGTTCATCTCAACTCCTCTCTCTTTTCACGACCCTTTCACTAGCACTTCCTCTCTTTTATTTCCTCActgttagaaattaaacttgtttCTATATACCTAAGACAGTATACATCATAGTTGGTACTATCAATACCTAGTTTAGAAACCCAAGTATAGATCAGACTGATGGGATCAGAATCAGTAAATAAGGATTATAAAGTGCACGGGAAAGGGGATGTTGAAAATAAAACTTAATTCATGAATCACTTTTTTTCATGCTATTCAAATCGAAATTGTCATTTGCCATTGCCTTGATGCTGACAAAATCAAGTTGGCTTGCTAGAATCAAATTCCTATATGTCTAAGATTATATATATCCCTTTGTGTTCATGATGTATAAAGATCTTATGTGTGGGAGTCCAAGTTGAATAAAGATTTTTTTCTTCCCTGAGAGCTATTTCTTTCGTATTCATTTTTGTCCAAGGGAGTCCACTGCTGTCAactatttcttcttttcttcccctGACATTCTTACACGGGCTTTGTGAATAACTAGAAATTGAACCCTATACTATCTATCTCAACTTGATCTTCCTCTAAATGCTATCCAACATGACATGGAGCCCCCATCTGCTACCTCAGTTATTAGAGCGTCTATGTATGCCCAAGGTTGTGGGTACAATCCATGGTATGTTTCCATTGTGTACCAAACTTCTCATAAAATGGTTCTGAAGCCTTTAACGTATAATCTATACAAAGAGATTTATGGAATAGGTCTTCTAATTTCAAATCTTTTATTGATACAGTTTAACATTATCAATGTAAAAGAATTGCTTTCAAGGTTACCTAATAGTAGAAAATCCACAGATCCTCTGTCTACTATGTCAAATGAAAGCATGTTGAACATTTGGTTTAGAGCCTATTTCAGTTCTCTTCGCTTGGTGTCTCTTCCTGAGAGGTTGAAGTCATATAAAGTTGCATTATCAATTATCATTGCAGGAGAATGCTTTTGCAGtactgaaaaatataaaaaatgcgAGGAGATTGTGCATTCAAGAAGGCCATCTTCCAACAAATGAAGAGGTAGCAAAACGTGTTGGCATCACTGTTGACAAGTTGGAGAGTTT contains:
- the LOC121996311 gene encoding RNA polymerase sigma factor sigF, chloroplastic; protein product: MDAFRLGLLSPSPSPVIPKTHLGSLGLNYVSIIFEQARKPNYNVSAVQVHQYSTSLPSQQRDDFKTKIVQAIPDKVLATANREYSKEREKHEFDQCLKYLKRQLLHEHDLWYLFPHNMEKHSLPVSVEVDAKVTSISGNNNTIPIEDTPHSGSGAPTDVLELSTKAMIASKRPVFLVDQSNISDIEFDKSHFFSLDERPVDGTFTNQQVTIRSGRLLERRSKMRKVSKKSDNFDYVVPSSRATNHIKKIIDSNDRLSLFLKGPETKQLLTFKEEKDLFTQIEDLMRLEDVKERLRLQTKREPTLAEWAQAVGISCHGLQSCLSSGRHSRDKMISANLRLVVHVARQYEGKGLDLQDLLQEGSKGLMKSFEKFKPGAGSRFPTYAYWWIRHSIKKAIFQNSRTIRIPENAFAVLKNIKNARRLCIQEGHLPTNEEVAKRVGITVDKLESLLLNTRIPVSIEGRPWSDHDATFQEIVADPAIESPDLAIAKQMMRLHVHSLLKILKPKEKAIIQLQFGIHCDERKSLSQIGAMYGLSKERIRQIGNQALKKLKKCLLAQGLEAYLELLT